The following proteins are encoded in a genomic region of Helicobacter sp. MIT 21-1697:
- a CDS encoding FecCD family ABC transporter permease, with translation MRKKIFFLCGVFALLVCACIIALGLGRFDIAYSDMFALVREYFENSSKSIDSIIFVEERLRRIIAALCVGGALALSGALYQGIIGNPLVSPSILGVLNGASFGAALGMVLGFGILGIEALCFVFGIVAMSVSVCLAHLFDKSMSILMLILGGMVSAAFFGAGVSALKLLADPYNTLPNIVFWLMGSLSSVQSLPLALLCAIFVVGCFLSVILASRIDLLNLDEESAMSLGINVKYARLLFVLLATLLASASVAVGGLIGWVGLICPHIARFVIGANHRFMLPFCILFGALFLLVCDSLARSALSTEIPLGIVSAVVGIPIFVALLAQRAKNV, from the coding sequence ATGAGAAAAAAGATATTTTTTCTTTGCGGCGTATTCGCGCTTCTTGTGTGTGCTTGTATTATCGCTTTAGGGCTTGGGCGATTTGATATTGCATATAGCGATATGTTTGCCCTTGTGAGAGAATATTTTGAGAATTCAAGTAAAAGTATAGATTCTATCATTTTTGTAGAGGAGCGACTAAGGCGCATTATTGCAGCCTTATGTGTGGGTGGGGCTTTGGCACTAAGTGGCGCACTCTATCAAGGTATTATTGGGAATCCTCTCGTAAGCCCGAGTATTCTTGGAGTGCTTAATGGAGCAAGTTTTGGCGCAGCTTTGGGTATGGTGCTAGGCTTTGGGATTTTGGGTATTGAGGCTTTATGCTTTGTCTTTGGTATTGTCGCAATGAGTGTTTCTGTATGTCTTGCTCATCTTTTTGATAAGAGTATGAGCATTTTAATGCTTATACTTGGTGGTATGGTAAGTGCTGCGTTTTTTGGTGCGGGAGTGAGTGCATTAAAGCTTTTAGCTGACCCTTATAATACCTTGCCAAATATCGTATTTTGGTTGATGGGTTCGCTTAGCTCTGTGCAGAGTCTCCCTTTGGCATTGCTTTGTGCGATATTTGTTGTTGGTTGTTTTTTGAGCGTGATTCTCGCCTCACGCATTGATTTACTTAATCTTGATGAAGAAAGCGCAATGAGTTTGGGCATAAATGTTAAATACGCACGATTGCTTTTTGTGTTGCTTGCTACGCTTTTAGCGAGTGCTTCTGTGGCTGTTGGGGGGCTTATTGGCTGGGTTGGGCTTATCTGTCCTCATATTGCGCGTTTTGTTATAGGGGCAAATCATCGCTTTATGCTACCATTTTGTATTCTTTTTGGTGCATTATTTTTGCTTGTGTGCGATAGCTTAGCGCGAAGTGCATTAAGCACAGAAATTCCGCTAGGCATTGTGAGTGCGGTTGTGGGGATTCCTATTTTTGTGGCTCTTTTGGCACAGAGGGCAAAAAATGTCTAA
- a CDS encoding class I SAM-dependent methyltransferase, whose amino-acid sequence MQKHLWDKKAQTFPRFVKDTEDTLEILAFFKNEGVRFAHKRVLDIGAGNGRFGLQIAFEAAKLYATDISKVMLDNLQIDAQSLGLKNVSTLLSAWEDVDIESLGEIDIAFASMTPALNNLAGFIKAINASKEGLCYVGWGRVRESAFLDEIFAAHYIKVELPVGLPQALQWLKELGYKEPTYCYKEAAYTYKSDIQKAINDIKWHICMHQGEPDEEKIKAYLDKKQVNGYVSYEQKREVGICFIPRV is encoded by the coding sequence ATGCAAAAACATTTGTGGGACAAAAAGGCGCAGACTTTTCCTCGCTTTGTCAAAGACACAGAGGATACCTTAGAGATACTTGCGTTTTTTAAAAATGAGGGCGTGAGATTTGCTCATAAAAGGGTGCTTGATATTGGAGCAGGAAATGGGCGATTTGGTCTGCAAATTGCCTTTGAGGCAGCAAAACTTTATGCAACTGATATTTCAAAAGTGATGCTTGATAATCTCCAAATAGATGCACAAAGTTTGGGCTTAAAGAATGTAAGCACTCTTTTAAGTGCGTGGGAAGATGTTGATATAGAATCTTTGGGAGAGATTGATATTGCCTTTGCTTCTATGACACCTGCACTTAATAACCTTGCAGGATTCATAAAAGCTATTAATGCTTCAAAGGAGGGTTTATGTTATGTAGGCTGGGGGAGAGTGAGAGAAAGCGCATTTTTAGATGAGATTTTTGCAGCGCATTATATCAAGGTTGAGCTTCCTGTGGGGTTGCCTCAAGCTTTGCAATGGCTCAAAGAGCTAGGATATAAAGAGCCTACATATTGTTATAAAGAGGCGGCATATACTTATAAATCAGACATACAAAAAGCCATAAATGACATAAAATGGCATATTTGTATGCATCAAGGTGAGCCAGATGAAGAGAAAATCAAAGCCTATCTGGATAAAAAGCAAGTCAATGGATATGTGAGCTATGAGCAAAAACGTGAAGTAGGGATTTGCTTTATTCCACGCGTTTAA